One genomic region from Candidatus Caldarchaeum subterraneum encodes:
- a CDS encoding 2'-5' RNA ligase — protein MVRAFYAVDIRDEQTVKNLLAIQNELLRAAGEGLKPVEPENLHITLLFLGELDDSQVSEAEKALQSIEAKPFEIGMNGVGYFPGGGRVNVIWVGVKEGADNLADVHNQLRKRLPRIRVEEQRFIPHLTICRVKYLRNRGPLLEAINRNSNTFFGRQLVTRIVLKKSVLTSSGPVYSDLAVKNL, from the coding sequence ATGGTTAGAGCCTTCTACGCCGTCGACATACGGGATGAACAGACTGTCAAAAACCTGTTAGCGATTCAGAATGAGCTTCTGAGAGCGGCGGGAGAAGGGCTCAAACCCGTCGAGCCTGAAAACCTCCACATCACACTCCTTTTCCTCGGAGAACTGGATGACTCGCAGGTAAGCGAGGCCGAGAAAGCGCTGCAATCAATAGAGGCGAAGCCTTTCGAGATAGGGATGAATGGTGTGGGCTATTTTCCGGGCGGGGGGAGAGTCAACGTGATATGGGTTGGTGTGAAAGAGGGCGCGGACAACTTGGCTGATGTGCATAATCAGCTTCGGAAACGTCTGCCACGTATCAGGGTTGAGGAGCAGCGGTTCATTCCCCATCTAACCATCTGCAGGGTCAAGTATCTCAGAAACCGTGGCCCGCTCCTCGAAGCCATCAACAGAAACAGTAACACGTTCTTCGGCAGACAACTCGTCACCAGAATCGTGTTGAAGAAGAGTGTGCTTACTTCTTCTGGGCCTGTTTACTCTGATTTGGCGGTGAAGAATCTTTGA
- a CDS encoding tRNA nucleotidyltransferase, translating to MTSVEDVLRHVVEKLRPLPETLEKTEDVTARLVQRLEDVFGKGRVSVEGSFAKGTMVRGREESDIFIHFQPGFPVDEACRRVVEEGVKAVVEMGGVYRLRYASHPYVEGFVDGVRVNIVPCYDAEYGKWITPVDRTPYHTAYVKKNLPPAGADHVRLLKAFLMNDNLYGAEVKTRGFSGYVCELLITRFGSFTSLVQAASRWRPPVVIGEDKPAPMTVLHLPDPVDPGRNTAAAVSLTTLSNFILKSKLFLTKPSIDYFLGDTALETVVEGRSFLGLVFTVPNQPPDVLWGELNHTVEGLTRGLNGLGFTVLRSDRWADEKTGVMVFELESNTLPPVVLHMGPPVWSGNAERFIAEQMRKKELLAPPWVAGDRLYSLLRRRFSDSAAALQHLIQSGQASVSKHLQPHLRNAKTYRDIGSLMEALADEGKNFLKEFVRTCPRYIATYVSSLSTS from the coding sequence TTGACATCGGTTGAGGATGTTCTGCGTCATGTGGTTGAGAAGCTTAGGCCCCTGCCTGAGACTCTTGAGAAAACCGAGGATGTTACGGCGCGTTTGGTTCAGCGGCTTGAGGACGTGTTCGGTAAGGGCCGTGTCTCTGTGGAGGGTTCTTTCGCGAAGGGCACGATGGTCCGCGGCAGAGAGGAGAGCGACATCTTCATCCATTTTCAGCCTGGGTTTCCCGTCGATGAAGCATGCCGCCGCGTAGTCGAAGAAGGTGTGAAAGCTGTTGTAGAAATGGGTGGTGTTTATCGGCTTAGGTATGCGAGCCACCCCTATGTGGAAGGGTTTGTGGACGGTGTGCGTGTCAACATCGTGCCCTGCTATGACGCCGAGTATGGGAAATGGATTACACCCGTCGACCGCACACCCTACCACACCGCCTATGTGAAGAAAAATCTCCCACCCGCCGGAGCTGACCATGTCCGTCTCCTCAAAGCCTTTCTCATGAACGACAACCTCTACGGAGCAGAGGTGAAGACAAGGGGCTTCAGCGGATATGTGTGCGAGCTTTTGATAACCAGGTTCGGCTCCTTCACCTCTCTTGTTCAAGCGGCCTCGAGATGGAGGCCTCCCGTGGTCATAGGCGAAGACAAGCCCGCGCCGATGACCGTGCTTCATTTACCCGACCCCGTGGACCCGGGCCGCAACACAGCCGCAGCGGTCTCGCTCACAACTCTCTCAAACTTCATCCTCAAATCCAAACTCTTCCTCACAAAACCCAGCATAGACTATTTCCTCGGCGACACAGCCTTGGAGACAGTTGTCGAGGGACGGAGTTTCCTCGGCCTCGTCTTCACCGTGCCCAATCAGCCGCCCGATGTTCTCTGGGGAGAGCTTAACCACACCGTCGAGGGATTGACGCGCGGCCTCAACGGCCTCGGGTTCACCGTTTTGAGGAGCGATAGATGGGCTGATGAAAAAACAGGTGTCATGGTTTTCGAGCTCGAGTCAAACACGCTGCCGCCTGTTGTGTTGCATATGGGTCCTCCGGTGTGGAGCGGCAACGCCGAACGCTTCATCGCTGAGCAGATGCGTAAAAAAGAGTTGTTGGCTCCGCCGTGGGTCGCAGGGGATAGACTGTATTCGTTGTTAAGGAGAAGGTTCAGCGACTCTGCGGCGGCCCTTCAGCATCTTATCCAATCGGGGCAGGCATCTGTCTCCAAGCATCTACAGCCTCATCTGAGAAACGCGAAAACCTACAGAGATATTGGCAGCTTGATGGAAGCTCTCGCAGATGAGGGAAAAAATTTCCTCAAAGAGTTTGTGAGAACATGTCCCAGATACATCGCCACATACGTTTCCTCCCTCTCAACCAGCTGA
- a CDS encoding serine/threonine protein kinase, with product MDLSLFAYPSGESERVSEVLRELELLGLAGIGVAESTGKLAPFLLGKGGRGMVFLGLVDEACVAVKVARTDAAVPTMEQEATHLRKANTVNVGPKLFNHSTHIIVMEYVEGETLAEFITTKSRIEIAEIVEQVLDQAHLLDKIHLDHGQLSNSSDHVIISPRGKPCIIDYSHSSQQRKPRNVTAFTSYLIRTILRERRNDPTLLTLLKQYKEKQDETSYAMLKETVTRLISLLE from the coding sequence GTGGACCTTAGTTTGTTCGCTTATCCTTCTGGGGAGAGCGAAAGGGTGTCGGAGGTTTTGCGGGAGCTTGAACTGCTTGGATTGGCTGGAATTGGTGTGGCGGAGTCTACTGGGAAGCTGGCGCCTTTTTTGCTGGGGAAGGGGGGGCGCGGCATGGTTTTCCTCGGACTCGTGGACGAGGCATGTGTTGCTGTGAAAGTGGCGCGGACAGACGCCGCTGTGCCGACGATGGAGCAGGAGGCAACCCATCTCAGAAAAGCCAACACCGTCAACGTAGGGCCCAAGCTCTTCAACCACTCTACACACATAATCGTCATGGAGTATGTCGAGGGCGAAACGTTGGCCGAATTTATCACGACAAAAAGCCGCATAGAGATAGCCGAGATAGTGGAGCAAGTTCTCGACCAAGCACATCTTCTCGACAAAATCCACCTCGACCACGGACAGCTCTCAAACTCCTCCGACCACGTCATCATCTCACCGCGGGGAAAACCATGCATCATCGACTATAGCCACAGCTCCCAGCAGAGAAAACCCAGAAACGTCACAGCCTTCACATCCTACCTCATCCGCACAATACTCCGCGAAAGAAGAAACGACCCAACCCTGCTAACCCTCCTAAAACAATACAAGGAAAAACAAGATGAAACAAGCTACGCGATGCTTAAAGAAACCGTCACCAGACTCATAAGCCTTTTAGAATAG
- a CDS encoding glycolate oxidase — translation MDFGKVAEELRLLLGDDKVFTDEESLDKYSRDMGGFMRRPKLVVRASCVEDVSKLLRYCSRHKIPLTVWGAGTSLTGAVVTDSLILDLSAMTRILKVDTVNYYAHVEAGVVLEQLNNTLEEYGFFFPPDPASSFLCTVGGAVAEGSGGLRCVKYGTVKDWVLAVKVVLASGDVVVFGEPLAKNRAGYNLCQLMVGSEGTLGVIVEAWLKIAPLPEFGIRRIYAVFDDWRDAGRAIIEIRTNRVVPRMLEFFDRIGLEAANKMHGTSLPVGEAMLLIDVEEMTGKELPKVLQILEKNHAREVRVAETEEEAEQLLQIRATMYLAIRSVTKEVMVEDVCVPIDRIVDYLEKVQELSRKHGLTISMNGHAGDGNIHPLIFYDPDNPEEVKRAEQAVRDLVRFAIEVGGTITGEHGVGIQKMRELVQQLEAHNGIETLKLMQKIKKAFDPDNILNPGKYIDVSWMQSQ, via the coding sequence ATGGATTTTGGGAAAGTCGCGGAGGAGCTTCGTCTCCTGCTCGGAGATGATAAAGTCTTCACGGATGAGGAAAGTCTTGACAAATATTCTCGGGACATGGGCGGGTTCATGCGGAGGCCCAAGCTTGTCGTGAGAGCGAGCTGTGTAGAGGATGTCTCCAAGCTGCTGAGGTATTGTAGCCGCCATAAAATTCCTCTAACGGTTTGGGGGGCGGGCACGAGCTTGACGGGGGCGGTTGTCACAGACAGCCTAATCCTGGATTTGTCGGCCATGACACGTATCTTGAAGGTGGACACGGTCAACTACTATGCCCATGTTGAGGCGGGAGTTGTTCTCGAGCAGTTAAACAACACACTCGAGGAATACGGCTTCTTCTTTCCACCAGACCCAGCGAGCAGTTTTCTCTGCACCGTTGGTGGGGCCGTGGCTGAGGGGTCGGGAGGGCTCCGCTGCGTCAAATATGGAACCGTTAAGGACTGGGTTCTCGCCGTCAAGGTTGTGCTCGCCTCGGGTGATGTTGTTGTCTTCGGTGAGCCGCTTGCAAAGAACAGGGCGGGCTATAATCTGTGTCAACTGATGGTGGGCAGCGAGGGAACTTTGGGCGTGATTGTGGAGGCTTGGCTCAAGATAGCGCCGCTTCCGGAATTCGGTATAAGAAGGATTTACGCCGTGTTTGACGATTGGAGGGACGCGGGCAGAGCCATCATCGAAATCCGGACAAACAGGGTTGTTCCACGGATGCTTGAGTTCTTTGACCGAATAGGGCTTGAGGCGGCCAACAAAATGCATGGCACATCCTTGCCAGTAGGTGAGGCGATGCTGCTGATAGATGTCGAGGAGATGACGGGAAAAGAGCTGCCTAAGGTTCTCCAAATTCTGGAGAAAAACCATGCCAGGGAGGTGAGGGTGGCTGAGACCGAGGAGGAGGCTGAGCAGCTTCTCCAGATAAGGGCCACGATGTATCTCGCCATACGCTCCGTGACCAAGGAGGTAATGGTGGAAGACGTGTGCGTGCCCATAGACAGGATAGTGGACTATCTCGAGAAAGTTCAGGAGCTTTCGAGAAAACACGGCTTGACAATTTCTATGAACGGCCACGCTGGCGACGGAAACATACATCCCCTGATATTCTATGACCCCGACAACCCTGAAGAAGTCAAGAGAGCCGAGCAGGCTGTCAGAGACCTCGTCCGGTTCGCGATAGAGGTCGGTGGAACAATAACAGGTGAACACGGCGTAGGCATTCAGAAGATGAGGGAGCTGGTGCAGCAGCTCGAGGCACACAACGGAATAGAAACACTCAAACTTATGCAGAAAATCAAGAAAGCCTTCGACCCGGACAACATACTTAACCCGGGGAAATACATCGACGTGTCATGGATGCAATCGCAGTAG
- a CDS encoding glucokinase, giving the protein MDAIAVDFGATYTRFAVVSSSGKIRRKIVTATPKTIPAIRAMFKRGFSILRQTGVSAKTPLGIASIGPLSSKRGLVLNTPNLGGLSINLKEIVESFHRGPFALLNDCNAAAWGEKVFGVKTRLENLVYIAFGTGLGGGAVVDGNLLLGKDGNAVEIGHIVVDTNSRVRCGCGGIGHWEAFCSGTGLPKLAAQILGKRLWKTSWEIFESLPRDGRARKVVAKMAEYNAAGYASVINTFDPEILVVGGGLALSHPRETLEKPKHIMKKYQLLRTQIQLSSLGQDAALLGAAAYVLKNV; this is encoded by the coding sequence ATGGATGCAATCGCAGTAGATTTCGGCGCCACCTACACACGCTTCGCAGTCGTATCGTCCTCGGGAAAAATCCGCCGCAAAATAGTGACAGCCACGCCCAAAACAATTCCAGCCATCAGGGCGATGTTTAAGCGAGGCTTCAGCATACTGCGGCAGACTGGCGTGTCTGCCAAAACGCCCTTGGGGATAGCCTCCATAGGGCCTCTCTCGAGCAAAAGAGGGCTTGTCCTGAACACTCCCAACCTTGGAGGCCTCAGCATCAACCTGAAAGAAATAGTGGAAAGCTTTCACAGGGGCCCGTTTGCTCTTCTGAATGACTGCAACGCCGCCGCATGGGGTGAAAAGGTTTTCGGCGTTAAGACGAGGTTGGAGAACCTTGTCTACATAGCTTTCGGCACGGGGCTCGGAGGAGGCGCCGTTGTCGACGGCAACCTGCTGCTCGGCAAAGATGGAAACGCTGTCGAAATAGGCCACATAGTTGTGGACACGAACTCACGTGTTAGATGTGGCTGCGGCGGGATAGGACACTGGGAGGCATTTTGCTCGGGAACAGGGTTGCCCAAGCTCGCCGCCCAGATTCTGGGCAAGAGGCTGTGGAAAACATCATGGGAGATTTTTGAGAGTTTGCCGAGAGATGGACGGGCGAGGAAAGTGGTGGCTAAGATGGCGGAATACAACGCGGCGGGCTATGCATCGGTCATCAACACGTTTGACCCCGAGATTCTCGTGGTCGGAGGAGGCCTCGCCCTAAGTCATCCCAGAGAAACCCTGGAAAAACCAAAACATATCATGAAAAAATATCAGCTGCTGAGGACACAGATTCAGCTCTCCTCACTTGGACAGGATGCGGCTCTGCTTGGCGCTGCTGCATACGTGTTGAAAAACGTTTAA
- a CDS encoding transcriptional regulator, AsnC family, producing the protein MKAFVLGTVGSRSGLIETIQAIRSDKNVEESYLIWGPYDVLSKVNVESLKHLNSVLDTMRGYGVVDTNSLIVNEGGLSFEKEGASTKRKCAYIFIKMRRPSAPKLWEKYLMSIDEILEGHELFGMWDVVVSVDEDAREDFFNRVFKRLWLLTEVNMTSTHTMFTVKE; encoded by the coding sequence GTGAAAGCGTTTGTTCTCGGAACAGTCGGCAGCCGAAGCGGCTTAATCGAAACCATCCAAGCCATAAGGTCCGATAAAAACGTGGAGGAATCATATCTTATCTGGGGCCCCTACGATGTGCTGAGCAAGGTCAACGTCGAGTCGCTCAAACACCTCAACAGTGTTTTGGACACCATGCGGGGATACGGTGTCGTCGACACCAATTCTCTCATAGTGAACGAAGGCGGCCTCTCTTTCGAGAAGGAGGGAGCCAGCACCAAACGAAAATGCGCATACATTTTCATCAAGATGAGACGGCCTTCGGCTCCTAAGCTCTGGGAAAAATATCTCATGTCTATCGACGAGATTCTCGAGGGCCATGAGTTGTTCGGCATGTGGGACGTGGTGGTGAGCGTTGACGAAGACGCGCGTGAAGATTTCTTCAACCGTGTATTCAAACGGCTCTGGCTCCTAACCGAGGTAAACATGACCTCAACACACACCATGTTCACCGTCAAAGAGTAA
- a CDS encoding aspartyl-tRNA synthetase: MMDENVRMALRGRVMAGDVKPELDGRVVNLFGWVHEIRDLGKLVFILLRDVSGICQVVFRMEEVEQSVRDAVKGLTNESAVFVEGVVVKQPRSKLGVEVVGKRLTVLGRAVPKLELDPTGKVPAGLDARLRHRILDLRRPEVRAVFLVGSEVLKAMRDFFHMKGFVEVRTPKLIGSATEGGAELFEVKYFDRVAYLAQSPQLYKEQLTTVFEKVCEIGPYFRAEASHTGRHISEFTSVDIEQSFADMYEVMDVLEELVVHVHKHLVENHQHLLQMLGVNLRVPKRHFKRFTYDEALEILRSEGVEMRWGEDFGTPHLRLLGKKYPTYYFITHFPTESKPFYIQETEKDPRISESFDLMYQWLELASGGTRVSDHDVLERKLREKGLNPAMFEDHLKVFSYGMPVHAGWGLGFERFLMVLTRRTNIRETVLFPRDRFRLTP, encoded by the coding sequence TTGATGGATGAAAATGTGCGTATGGCTTTGCGTGGCCGTGTTATGGCAGGGGATGTGAAGCCCGAGCTGGATGGCAGAGTTGTCAACCTTTTTGGATGGGTTCATGAGATACGTGACCTCGGCAAGCTTGTCTTCATACTTCTCCGAGATGTGTCGGGAATCTGTCAAGTGGTTTTCAGGATGGAGGAGGTTGAGCAGAGTGTTAGGGATGCTGTGAAAGGGTTGACCAACGAATCCGCGGTGTTTGTTGAGGGTGTTGTGGTGAAGCAGCCGCGGTCGAAGCTTGGTGTGGAGGTTGTTGGAAAAAGGCTGACTGTTTTGGGCCGTGCCGTGCCTAAGCTCGAGCTGGACCCCACGGGAAAGGTTCCGGCGGGGCTTGATGCGAGGCTTCGTCACAGAATTCTCGACCTGCGGCGGCCAGAGGTTAGAGCTGTCTTTCTCGTGGGCAGCGAAGTTCTCAAAGCTATGCGAGACTTTTTCCACATGAAAGGGTTTGTGGAGGTGCGGACACCCAAGTTAATCGGCTCCGCGACCGAGGGCGGGGCAGAGCTTTTCGAGGTAAAGTATTTTGACAGAGTAGCTTACCTAGCTCAGAGCCCGCAGCTCTACAAGGAGCAGCTTACAACAGTTTTCGAGAAAGTCTGCGAAATAGGGCCCTACTTCCGAGCAGAAGCCTCACACACGGGCAGACACATCAGCGAATTTACCTCGGTCGACATAGAGCAATCCTTCGCCGACATGTATGAGGTGATGGATGTTCTCGAGGAGCTGGTCGTGCATGTCCACAAGCATCTTGTCGAAAATCATCAGCATCTATTGCAGATGCTTGGGGTGAACCTGCGTGTTCCCAAGAGGCACTTCAAAAGATTCACCTATGATGAGGCTTTGGAAATTCTGCGGAGCGAGGGAGTGGAGATGCGGTGGGGTGAGGACTTCGGCACACCTCATCTAAGGCTGCTCGGCAAAAAATATCCAACCTACTACTTTATCACACATTTCCCAACCGAGTCCAAGCCCTTCTACATACAGGAGACGGAGAAAGACCCGAGGATTTCCGAGTCGTTTGACCTGATGTATCAGTGGCTTGAACTGGCCTCGGGTGGGACACGTGTATCCGACCATGATGTGCTTGAGCGGAAGCTTCGGGAGAAGGGCCTTAACCCCGCCATGTTCGAGGACCATTTGAAAGTGTTTAGTTATGGGATGCCTGTTCACGCGGGCTGGGGACTCGGGTTTGAAAGATTCTTGATGGTGTTGACGAGACGGACCAACATCAGAGAAACCGTTCTGTTCCCACGTGACAGGTTCAGGCTTACACCGTAG
- a CDS encoding transcription elongation factor NusA, which translates to MEFPVCVFDLKTGVLCSKCEQKIRRGELTSNDLEIMRFFLDLERKFPNISSLKYGRSLTADGYLFVFFERGFSSLPADVQTALRNELSLKTGMRVKLMDTSRDLNTFLQSLVAPARLLAINKVWLPDQTTEVKAVVDDERAVGAPPHVLSEIVQKVLNISVSFEFQRRPRPPPGRFGR; encoded by the coding sequence TTGGAGTTTCCGGTATGCGTCTTCGACCTAAAAACCGGTGTCCTGTGCAGCAAGTGTGAGCAGAAAATCCGCCGAGGAGAGCTGACGTCAAACGACCTCGAGATTATGCGTTTTTTTCTCGACCTTGAGAGAAAATTTCCCAATATTTCTTCTCTAAAATATGGTAGGAGTCTCACGGCTGATGGGTATTTGTTTGTGTTTTTTGAGCGTGGTTTTTCCTCGCTTCCCGCCGATGTTCAAACGGCTTTGAGAAATGAGCTGAGTCTCAAGACAGGGATGCGTGTCAAGCTGATGGACACCAGCAGAGACTTGAACACGTTTCTGCAGAGTCTTGTTGCGCCGGCGCGTCTTTTGGCGATTAACAAGGTTTGGCTGCCTGACCAGACAACGGAGGTGAAGGCGGTTGTTGATGATGAAAGGGCTGTCGGCGCTCCCCCGCATGTGCTTTCAGAAATTGTTCAGAAAGTTCTCAACATTTCTGTGAGTTTTGAGTTTCAGCGGAGGCCAAGGCCGCCGCCGGGTAGGTTTGGACGGTGA
- a CDS encoding archaea-specific DNA-binding protein AlbA, whose protein sequence is MAEKQIAPTVLVGKKPAMSYVLACLTGFQSGSKEIVVKARGRAISRAVDVVQIVKNRFLQGVNIKDIRIGTEQITDEQNRTLNVSTIEIVLSSS, encoded by the coding sequence ATGGCTGAGAAACAGATTGCTCCAACGGTTTTGGTTGGGAAGAAGCCTGCGATGAGCTATGTGCTGGCGTGTCTGACGGGTTTCCAGAGCGGTTCGAAGGAGATTGTCGTCAAGGCCCGTGGCAGAGCTATTAGCAGAGCCGTCGACGTCGTGCAGATTGTGAAGAACCGTTTCCTGCAGGGGGTTAACATCAAGGACATACGCATCGGCACCGAGCAGATAACCGATGAGCAAAACCGGACTCTCAACGTAAGCACCATAGAGATTGTGCTGAGCTCCTCCTGA
- a CDS encoding large subunit ribosomal protein L40e has protein sequence MPIRDPALLQLAQSRRLLIKICRDCGARNAKTAVKCRKCRSYNLRWKRREIKR, from the coding sequence ATGCCAATAAGAGACCCTGCGCTGCTCCAGCTGGCCCAGAGCCGACGCCTACTCATCAAAATCTGCAGAGACTGCGGCGCCCGAAACGCCAAAACAGCCGTCAAATGCAGAAAATGCAGAAGCTACAACCTCCGATGGAAACGGCGGGAGATAAAGCGCTAA
- a CDS encoding DNA primase small subunit: MSFRTVTDAQLVQQLFRIFYEKGYVDVFQPFSVERREFGYMPFGQRVMVRHLSFRSFDELRKMLVREAPLHVYRSAALYQYPQAPMEEKGWLGAELIFDIDADHLETSCKPAHDYYVCLSCGQRGAEKTQRCGVCGGEMAEVKMVCDTCLEKTKQELLKLIDFMENDFGLGSFTVSFSGNRGYHLAVEAKEVLELGRDARQEIVDYVTGSHIGIEFHGLPPSSAYAPDYGDPGWRGRVARGMRRIVLEAAAGEDERLARLLGHRQVEELRSMSSLWRERPRWELLRQDRRSQQFEKLVSLSVDEAASHIDTVVTTDVHRLLRLADTLNGKTGLRAMVVSRDMLEEFNPLRDAVALPEEPTLTVRVFHSPRFQLRENVYGPWENQAQRLPAYAAVYLLCKGLATLA, from the coding sequence ATGAGTTTTCGAACGGTGACGGATGCGCAGCTTGTTCAGCAGCTTTTCAGAATTTTCTATGAGAAGGGTTACGTAGATGTTTTTCAGCCTTTTAGTGTCGAGAGGCGTGAGTTCGGCTACATGCCCTTTGGCCAGCGTGTGATGGTGCGGCATCTTTCTTTCAGGAGTTTTGATGAGCTGCGGAAAATGCTTGTCCGCGAGGCGCCTCTACATGTTTACCGCTCGGCCGCTCTTTACCAGTATCCGCAGGCGCCGATGGAGGAGAAGGGTTGGCTGGGTGCCGAGCTTATCTTCGACATAGACGCCGACCATCTCGAAACAAGCTGTAAACCCGCCCACGACTACTATGTCTGTCTCTCATGTGGGCAGAGGGGGGCTGAGAAGACGCAGCGATGCGGGGTTTGCGGCGGCGAAATGGCTGAGGTGAAAATGGTTTGTGACACTTGTCTTGAGAAGACGAAGCAGGAGCTGCTTAAGCTCATCGACTTCATGGAGAATGACTTCGGCCTCGGCTCGTTTACCGTAAGCTTTTCAGGCAACCGTGGCTATCATCTTGCGGTTGAAGCCAAGGAGGTGCTCGAGCTCGGCCGCGACGCTCGTCAGGAAATAGTGGATTACGTGACTGGCTCGCATATCGGCATCGAGTTTCACGGTCTTCCTCCATCTTCAGCCTATGCTCCTGATTACGGCGACCCTGGTTGGCGGGGTAGAGTAGCTCGTGGGATGAGGCGGATTGTTTTGGAGGCGGCGGCTGGCGAAGATGAGAGGCTGGCTCGTTTGCTTGGGCATCGGCAAGTGGAGGAGCTGCGGTCTATGTCTTCTCTTTGGAGGGAGAGGCCTCGTTGGGAGCTGCTCAGACAGGATAGGCGGAGCCAGCAATTCGAGAAGCTTGTGTCCCTGTCCGTGGATGAGGCGGCTTCGCACATCGACACGGTTGTTACAACCGATGTCCACAGGTTGCTGAGGTTAGCTGACACGCTCAACGGCAAAACAGGCCTCAGAGCCATGGTTGTTTCACGTGACATGCTTGAGGAATTCAACCCGCTACGTGACGCCGTCGCTCTGCCAGAGGAGCCGACCCTCACAGTAAGGGTGTTTCACTCACCTAGGTTCCAGCTCAGGGAAAATGTTTATGGCCCGTGGGAAAACCAGGCCCAAAGGCTGCCTGCCTACGCCGCTGTTTACCTACTATGCAAAGGCCTTGCGACCTTGGCATAG
- a CDS encoding signal-transduction protein has translation MRVGEIMLRVNNVVDAGITVREAAILMDRLDTGYLLVKSEDKLVGIFTERDAVRRVLATGLDHTRTKVADVMSFPVIGVSPDTSVEDAVVLMAMHGFRRLPVVSKEGRLEGVVTITEAARALASMQKTVEELFQHLLRVVKTDEETKKPMYD, from the coding sequence ATGCGTGTCGGAGAAATCATGCTACGGGTTAACAACGTTGTTGACGCGGGAATAACGGTCCGCGAGGCCGCGATTTTGATGGATAGGCTTGACACCGGTTATCTTCTGGTAAAGTCTGAGGATAAGCTTGTAGGAATTTTCACCGAGAGAGATGCGGTCCGCCGTGTTTTGGCCACAGGCCTAGACCACACCCGGACAAAGGTCGCGGATGTAATGTCTTTTCCAGTCATAGGTGTCTCCCCCGACACATCTGTTGAGGACGCGGTCGTGTTGATGGCGATGCACGGGTTCAGACGGCTTCCGGTAGTCTCGAAAGAGGGAAGGCTCGAGGGCGTTGTAACCATCACAGAGGCGGCTCGAGCACTAGCATCCATGCAGAAAACCGTCGAAGAGCTTTTCCAGCATCTTCTACGCGTGGTAAAAACCGATGAGGAAACCAAGAAGCCTATGTACGACTGA
- a CDS encoding geranylgeranylglyceryl phosphate synthase-like protein, giving the protein MKQGRVDSYIHAKLEAGEKLHMTLIDPISISQDDAAALAASVEEMGSDAIMVGGSTVHTQEQLDNYIKTIKSKTRLPVIIFPNNVQSISRFADAIWFMSLLNSVDWYYIVGAHLQGALTVKHFNLEALPMGYVVFGHESTVAAMGRVLPLSPHNVEIAVCYGLAAQYLGMRYLYLEAGSGAAAHIPPQTIKAVKHAVEIPVIVGGGIRTGKDAETVAAAGADIIVTGTAAEKNREKLAEIINAVKSGPSGL; this is encoded by the coding sequence TTGAAGCAGGGCAGGGTTGATAGCTACATTCACGCAAAACTAGAAGCTGGAGAAAAGCTTCACATGACCCTTATAGACCCAATCAGCATCTCGCAGGACGACGCGGCGGCGCTGGCGGCGAGTGTCGAGGAAATGGGCTCCGACGCAATCATGGTCGGAGGCTCCACGGTCCACACACAGGAACAGCTTGACAACTACATCAAAACAATCAAGTCCAAGACAAGGCTCCCGGTCATAATCTTCCCCAACAACGTCCAGTCAATCTCCCGCTTCGCCGACGCGATATGGTTCATGAGCCTCCTCAACAGCGTCGACTGGTACTACATCGTCGGCGCTCATCTTCAAGGGGCTTTGACGGTTAAGCATTTCAACCTCGAGGCTCTTCCGATGGGCTATGTTGTCTTCGGGCATGAGAGCACGGTGGCCGCGATGGGTAGAGTTCTCCCCCTTTCACCGCATAATGTTGAGATTGCTGTCTGCTACGGCCTCGCCGCACAGTATCTGGGAATGAGGTATCTCTATCTTGAGGCGGGCTCCGGAGCGGCGGCGCACATTCCGCCACAGACAATCAAAGCCGTCAAGCACGCCGTCGAAATCCCAGTCATCGTCGGAGGAGGAATAAGAACAGGAAAAGACGCGGAAACCGTCGCAGCTGCCGGAGCAGACATCATAGTCACTGGAACAGCTGCCGAGAAAAACCGCGAAAAACTCGCCGAAATAATAAATGCGGTGAAAAGCGGGCCCAGCGGGCTTTGA
- a CDS encoding DNA-directed RNA polymerase subunit H, protein MDITEHVLVPKHEVLSPEEAEELLRRYGVSRDKLPYIHPSDPMVKRLKAKSGDIIKIIRRSETAGEAVYYRVVWGE, encoded by the coding sequence GTGGACATAACTGAGCATGTGCTTGTTCCCAAGCATGAGGTCCTCTCTCCCGAAGAGGCGGAGGAGTTGTTACGTAGATATGGTGTTTCGCGTGACAAGCTCCCCTATATCCATCCATCGGACCCGATGGTGAAGCGGCTGAAGGCGAAGAGCGGAGACATCATAAAGATTATCAGACGCTCCGAGACAGCGGGTGAAGCTGTTTACTATCGCGTGGTGTGGGGTGAGTAG